Genomic segment of Paraburkholderia agricolaris:
CAGTTCGCTGCTTATCTCGAGAAGATGGGACAACACTTCGGTGCTTGGCGGGCGCAGGCCGTTCTCGAGCTGAAGGCGCTGGACAAGGGCTTTCACCCGAAGCAGCTCATTGTTGAGCTGGCCGATGGCCTGCTCAACCACTACGAAGGAAAGCCGCTGATCGATGCCTACGACGTGTACCAGCACCTGATGGATTACTGGGCGGAAACCATGCAGGACGATGCTTACCTGCTGGCAGCCGATGGTTGGGTGGCACAGACCTATCGTGTCATCGAGAAGACGAAGAAAGGCAAGGGCGACAACGCCAAGGTAGTCGAAAAGGACAAGGGGTGGGCGTGCGACTTGGTACCCAAGCAGTACGTCGTGGCGCGTTATTTCGCTGCGGAGCAGAAGGCGATTGATGAGGCGAGCGCCACGCTGGAAGCCGCCAGCAGCGCCCTGGCCGAGCTGGAGGAAGAACAAAGCGGCGATGAAAGCGCGTTCAGCGGCTTCGACAAAATCAACGCGGCGGCAGTGAAGGAGCGTATCAAAGAAATTGGCAAAGACGAAGATGCTTCCGAGGAACTTGCTGTGTTGAAGCAATGGCAGTCGCTGTCCGATAAGGAATCGGGGCTGAAGAAGACGCTCAAGACACTGGAAGCCGAGCTGGATGCCAAGGCTTACGCGCAATACCCCAAGCTCACTATCGAGGAAATTAAGGCGCTCGTTGTCGAGGATAAGTGGCTCGCGGCTTTGTCTGCGACCGTGTCCGGTGAACTTGAGCGTGTATCGCAAAAGCTCACCAGCCGTGTTCGCGACTTGGCCTTGCGCTATGAATCCCCATTGCCAGTGTTGGTCGATGACGTCGCCGCACTGTCTGCTCGCGTTGAGGAGCATCTACGCAAGATGGGGGCGGTGTGGAACTGAGGCCGGGATACAAGCAAACGGAAGTTGGTGTTATCCCAGAGGATTGGGATGTGACACCGCTTGGTCGATTGGTCACGTCCGTCGAATATGGTTCGTCAGCAAAGTCCAGCACGAAAGGTTTGGTGCCAGTGCTACGCATGGGCAACCTGCAAGGCGGCAAGATCGATTGGAACGACCTTGTTTACACCGCTGACGAGAGAGAAATTGCGAAGTACGCGCTTCGCTCCGGTGACGTTTTGTTCAATCGCACGAACACGATTGACCTAGTGGGCAAGACATCCATCTATCGTGGGGAGCAGCCTGCAATCTTTGCTGGCTATCTGATTCGCATAAACGCCAAGAAGGATCTCTTGGATTCGCACTTTCTCAACTACACCCTGAACACGGAACTAGCCAAGAAATACAGCTTCAAGGTTTTGAGCGTTGCTGTCGGCCAAGCGAACATCAACGGCCAAAAACTCAAGACCTATCCAATTCCGCTTCCGCCTACCACCGCCGAACAATCCGCCATCGCCACCGCCCTGAGCGACGTGGACGCCCTGCTGTCGGGCGTGGACAAACTCATCGCCAAGAAGCGCGACCTAAAGCAGGCTGCCATGCAGCAGTTGCTTACGGGTAAAACGCGGTTGCCGGGGTTTGATGGGGAGTGGGAAGTGAAGCGGCTCGATCAGCTTGCGAACATTCGCAGCGGTGGAACGCCAAGCACCAGCATTGCCCGATTCTGGGATGGCGGAATTCCGTGGTGTACGCCAACGGACATCACGCAGCTGAATGGCTCCAAGTACCTTGCGCAGACGAGCCGCACGATTACGCAGGACGGCCTGTTGAACAGTTCTGCGGAATTGATTCCGGCCAACTCCGTGGTGATGACGTCACGTGCCACCATCGGTGAGTGCGCCATCAACTCAGTTCCCGTCACAACAAATCAAGGCTTCAAGAACTTCGTGCCGTTCGAGGCTACGGACGTGGAATTTCTCTATTACTTGCTGCAAACGCAGAAGCAAGGATTCGTTCGCTTGTGCGCAGGCAGCACATTTCTTGAAATAGGCAAAACGCAGTTGGCGGCTTATGAAGTCCAGCTGCCAACAACGAAGGAAGAACAAGCCGCGATTGCAGAAGTGTTGAGCGACATGGACGCCGAACTCGCAGCGCTGGAGGCGCGGCGCGACAAGTCCCATCTGCTGAAACAGGGCATGATGCGGGAACTGCTGACCGGCAAGACACGGCTGGTGTAAGGGACTCCAATGACGGATGAGATCGGAAAATCAGAAAAAGCCACGCAGAACCGGGTCATCAAGCTGTTCACCGAGCAGCTAGGCTACGCCCCGCTCGGCGATTGGACTGATCGCGCCGGTAACAGCAACATCGAAGAAGCGTTGCTGGCGGCGTACCTGCTTGAGGCCGGTTATCGTCCTGCGCAAATCAGCCAGGCAATTTACCGGCTGAAGACCGAAGCCAACCATCCGCAGCGCAAGCTGGACGCAAACAACGAGGCGGTCTATCAGCTTCTTCGCTACGGCATCCCGGTGAAGGTCGAAGGCGACAAGGTGGCCGACACGGTCTGGCTCATCGATTGGGAACACCCGTCCCGAAACCACTTCGCGATCGCCGAGGAAGTCACCCTGGAAGGCGGGCACGAGCGCCGTCCTGACATCGTGCTCTACGTCAACGGCATCGCCATTGGCGTGCTGGAACTGAAAAACAGCCGGGTCAGTATCGGCAATGGCATCCGGCAGAACCTGTCTAACCAGCTGCCCGAGTTCAACGAATGGTTTTTCAGCACCGTGCAGTTCGTCTTTGCCGGGAACGATTCGGAAGGGTTGCAATACGGCACGACAGGCACGCAGGAAAAGTTCTTCCTCCATTGGAAAGAGGACGAAGCGGATAACAGCGGCTACAAGCTGGACAAGTATCTGCTGAAGATGTGCGAAAAGGCACGCCTCGTCGAGTTGATGCACGACTTTATCCTGTTCGACGGCGGCATCAAAAAGCTGCCGCGTGTGCACCAGTATTTCGGTATCAAAGCAGCGCAGGAGCACGTGCGCAAACGCCAGGGAGGGATCATCTGGCACACCCAGGGGGCGGGCAAGAGCATCCTGATGGTGCTGCTGGCCAAGTGGATTCTGGAAAACAACCCGCACGCTCGTGTCGTCGTGATCACGGACCGCGACGAACTGGACAAACAGATCAAGCGTGTCTTTGAGAGTAGCGGGGAAAAGATCCATCGCACCAGTAGCGGGCGTGACCTGATGACCCGGCTGAGCGACCCGACACCGCGCCTGCTGTGTTCGCTAGTGCATAAGTTCGGCGCCGGCAAGGGGCTTGGGGACGGAGATTTCGATACCTTCATCAAGGAGCTGCAATCTCAGTCGGGCAAGACGGTGGGCGATCTCTTTGTGTTCGTGGATGAATGTCACCGCACCCAGGGTGGTCGCCTCAACCGGGTGATGAAAGCGATGATGCCATCGGCCGTGTTCATCGGCTTTACCGGCACGCCGTTGCTGAAGAGGGATGCGGCAACCAGTCTCGAGGTGTTTGGTAGTTACATCCACACTTATAAATTTAGCGAGGCGGTGGAAGACGGTGTCGTGCTTGATCTGGTCTATGAGGCACGGGACATTGACCAGACGCTCGGCTCCCAGGGCAAGATCGATACTTGGTTCGAAGCCAAAACCAAGGGCTTAAACGACTGGCAGAAAAACGAACTGAAGAAGCAGTGGGGCACGATGCAGCACGTGCTCAGTTCGCGCTCGCGCATGGATCGGGTTGTCGAAGACATTATTTACGACTTCAGCACCAAGCCTCGGATATCCGACGAACGCGGCAATGCGATGCTCGTGGCATCGAGCATCTACGAGGCGTGTAAGTATTTCGCGTTGTTCCAGAAAACCCCGTTCAAGGGCAAGTGTGCGGTTGTCACGTCGTATAACCCACTGGCGAAAGATGTGACGCTCGAAGAGACCGGGGCGAATACGGAAACCGACAAGCAGTTCATCTACAACACCTACACCGAACTGTTGAAGGACGTGCAGCCGAAGGCGGGCATGTCCAAAACGGAGACGTATGAGGATCAGGCCAAGGCCAGGTTCATCAAGGAACCGGCCAACATGAAGCTGCTGATCGTCGTGGACAAGCTGCTGACCGGATTCGACGCCCCACCCTGTACATACCTCTACATCGACAAGTCCATGCAGGATCATGGCCTGTTTCAGGCCATCTGCCGCACCAACCGGCTGGATACAGACGACAAGGATTTCGGCTATATCGTCGATTACAAGGACCTGTTCAAGAAG
This window contains:
- a CDS encoding restriction endonuclease subunit S produces the protein MELRPGYKQTEVGVIPEDWDVTPLGRLVTSVEYGSSAKSSTKGLVPVLRMGNLQGGKIDWNDLVYTADEREIAKYALRSGDVLFNRTNTIDLVGKTSIYRGEQPAIFAGYLIRINAKKDLLDSHFLNYTLNTELAKKYSFKVLSVAVGQANINGQKLKTYPIPLPPTTAEQSAIATALSDVDALLSGVDKLIAKKRDLKQAAMQQLLTGKTRLPGFDGEWEVKRLDQLANIRSGGTPSTSIARFWDGGIPWCTPTDITQLNGSKYLAQTSRTITQDGLLNSSAELIPANSVVMTSRATIGECAINSVPVTTNQGFKNFVPFEATDVEFLYYLLQTQKQGFVRLCAGSTFLEIGKTQLAAYEVQLPTTKEEQAAIAEVLSDMDAELAALEARRDKSHLLKQGMMRELLTGKTRLV
- a CDS encoding type I restriction endonuclease subunit R; this translates as MTDEIGKSEKATQNRVIKLFTEQLGYAPLGDWTDRAGNSNIEEALLAAYLLEAGYRPAQISQAIYRLKTEANHPQRKLDANNEAVYQLLRYGIPVKVEGDKVADTVWLIDWEHPSRNHFAIAEEVTLEGGHERRPDIVLYVNGIAIGVLELKNSRVSIGNGIRQNLSNQLPEFNEWFFSTVQFVFAGNDSEGLQYGTTGTQEKFFLHWKEDEADNSGYKLDKYLLKMCEKARLVELMHDFILFDGGIKKLPRVHQYFGIKAAQEHVRKRQGGIIWHTQGAGKSILMVLLAKWILENNPHARVVVITDRDELDKQIKRVFESSGEKIHRTSSGRDLMTRLSDPTPRLLCSLVHKFGAGKGLGDGDFDTFIKELQSQSGKTVGDLFVFVDECHRTQGGRLNRVMKAMMPSAVFIGFTGTPLLKRDAATSLEVFGSYIHTYKFSEAVEDGVVLDLVYEARDIDQTLGSQGKIDTWFEAKTKGLNDWQKNELKKQWGTMQHVLSSRSRMDRVVEDIIYDFSTKPRISDERGNAMLVASSIYEACKYFALFQKTPFKGKCAVVTSYNPLAKDVTLEETGANTETDKQFIYNTYTELLKDVQPKAGMSKTETYEDQAKARFIKEPANMKLLIVVDKLLTGFDAPPCTYLYIDKSMQDHGLFQAICRTNRLDTDDKDFGYIVDYKDLFKKVENAIAVYSSELDHSAGGVEPEVLLESRIHKGRERLDAALEALALLVEKVKPPKGELEYIHYFCGNTEIADDLKAREPQRVAFYTGAVGLLRAYACIADELDEAGYSTAQQALIRQKLEQYVKLRETIRLASGETLDLKPYEADMRHLIDTYIQASEPRKISEFENIGLLDLIVKTGIADAIAKKLSEIKDRQSVAETIENNVRSKIVKDHLTDPAYFAKMSALLDEIIKKRKEKAVDYEEYLKQMADLATKVHNGKAGDTPAALDTPGKRALFNNLKIANGRTPEQALALSLELDAAVRRVRPDGWRGVLPRENVIKQALWDVLKEDGEVERIFLIIETQWQEY